The Populus trichocarpa isolate Nisqually-1 chromosome 2, P.trichocarpa_v4.1, whole genome shotgun sequence genome has a window encoding:
- the LOC7460494 gene encoding pto-interacting protein 1 has product MSCFGCCEEDDIHKAADYGGQYTVKSSAGNLGNYHASETAPKGAQAFKIQPIEVPEISGDELKEVTDNFGTSSLIGEGSYGRVYYGALKSGQDASIKKLDASKQPDDEFLSQVSMVSRLKHENFVQLLGYCVDGGSRVLIYEFASNGSLHDILHGRKGVKGAQPGPVLTWPQRVKIAVGAAKGLEYLHEKADPHIVHRDIKSSNVLIFDDDVAKIADFDLSNQAPDMAARLHSTRVLGTFGYHAPEYAMTGQLNAKSDVYSFGVVLLELLTGRKPVDHTLPRGQQSLVTWATPKLSEDKVKQCVDARLQGEYPPKAVAKMAAVAALCVQYEADFRPNMSIVVKALQPLLNARPGPAGEAPSI; this is encoded by the exons ATGAGTTGCTTCGGCTGTTGTGAAGAAGATGACATCCATAAAGCTGCTGACTATGGAGGCCAGTATACAGTTAAAAGCTCAGCTG GCAATTTAGGAAATTATCATGCATCAGAAACAGCTCCCAAGGGCGCTCAGGCTTTTAAAATCCAGCCTATTGAAGTCCCTGAAATATCGGGGGATGAACTTAAGGAAGTTACAGATAACTTTGGGACAAGTTCATTGATAGGGGAAGGATCATATGGAAGAGTATATTATGGTGCTCTTAAAAGTGGGCAGGATgcgtcaataaaaaaattagatgccAGCAAACAACCTGATGATGAATTCTTATCCCAG GTCTCCATGGTATCAAGGTTGAAGCATGAAAATTTTGTACAGTTGCTTGGGTATTGTGTAGATGGGGGTTCCCGTGTACTCATCTATGAATTTGCTTCTAATGGATCGCTTCATGATATTCTTCATG GGAGGAAAGGTGTTAAAGGAGCACAGCCTGGTCCTGTCCTTACATGGCCTCAGCGTGTAAAAATTGCTGTTGGTGCTGCAAAAGGGCTTGAATACTTGCATGAAAAGGCTGATCCTCACATCGTTCATCGTGACATTAAGTCCAGCAATGTTCTTatttttgatgatgatgttgcaAAAATTGCCGACTTCGATTTGTCAAATCAAGCTCCTGATATGGCAGCACGTCTTCATTCCACTCGAGTTTTGGGAACATTTGGTTATCATGCTCCTGA ATATGCAATGACTGGACAATTGAATGCAAAGAGTGACGTGTACAGTTTTGGTGTTGTCCTGCTTGAGCTTCTGACTGGGAGGAAACCTGTTGATCACACTTTACCACGTGGACAGCAGAGTCTAGTGACATGG GCTACACCAAAACTTAGCGAGGACAAGGTTAAGCAGTGTGTTGATGCAAGATTACAAGGAGAGTACCCACCCAAGGCAGTTGCAAAG ATGGCTGCCGTTGCTGCCTTGTGTGTGCAATATGAGGCTGATTTCCGGCCAAACATGAGCATCGTGGTCAAAGCCCTCCAGCCCCTGTTAAATGCCCGGCCGGGACCTGCTGGAGAAGCACCAAGCATATAA